One segment of Brassica napus cultivar Da-Ae chromosome C3, Da-Ae, whole genome shotgun sequence DNA contains the following:
- the LOC106350657 gene encoding uncharacterized protein LOC106350657, with the protein MTDLILDMPRKWQLYDRVRGVALSKDRFQFIFKYEHDLIDILNRGVHTSNQWSLAMERWVERPPPDYLQFIEVWVQMRNIPVNHYTEVALTDLAEFAGQVIEVAFDPNKPQTKDYIRAKVRFDVSKPLRRFKTVNVPSGESSCHIFQADKAAVVLKEKGSVCLQKPLMEKIIKEDDPLFGVVMESQVGINPQNGKPKIAEEVLEGMRQYLVDAEGAEKMARKERIKWSLKEVEQDPIAQKTFLRLEPRQKELPKDVISHGGSKLMASAIRAGNAMSLEPRNMGMMSDAAAFSDSATGSWNPRGPTGYNIGISDVCSSGTKGGKTYQRRRSGSFVRKARGKSFKAEASREGKMKDKAPAVAEKRKSSNDVETSQYSPRSKKPAVVPNEGPPNL; encoded by the exons ATGACGGATCTGATCCTAGACATGCCAAGAAAGTGGCAACTATATGACAGGGTTAGAGGAGTTGCTCTCTCTAAAGATAGGTTTCAGTTTATCTTCAAGTATGAACATGACTTGATAGATATTTTGAACAGAGGAGTTCACACTTCTAACCAGTGGTCGCTAGCGATGGAAAGATGGGTCGAGAGACCTCCGCCTGATTACTTGCAGTTCATTGAGGTCTGGGTCCAAATGAGGAACATACCGGTTAACCACTATACGGAGGTGGCGCTTACTGACCTTGCAGAGTTTGCTGGTCAAGTCATCGAAGTTGCTTTTGATCCAAACAAACCGCAGACCAAAGATTATATAAGAGCTAAAGTCAGGTTTGATGTCTCCAAGCCTCTTAGACGGTTTAAAACTGTTAATGTTCCTAGTGGGGAG AGTTCCTGTCATATCTTCCAAGCTGACAAGGCTGCTGTTGTGCTCAAAGAAAAAGGATCAGTCTGTCTTCAGAAGCCTTTGATggagaaaattattaaagaggATGATCCTCTTTTTGGAGTGGTTATGGAATCTCAAGTTGGTATTAATCCTCAGAATGGGAAGCCAAAAATTGCGGAGGAAGTGTTAGAAGGAATGAGACAGTACTTGGTGGATGCTGAAGGAGCTGAGAAAATGGcaagaaaagaaagaatcaAGTGGTCCTTAAAAGAAGTAGAGCAGGATCCGATCGCTCAGAAAACCTTTCTCAGGCTTGAACCG AGGCAAAAAGAACTCCCAAAAGATGTGATTTCTCATGGAGGAAGCAAGCTTATGGCATCTGCCATTAGAGCTGGTAATGCGATGTCTTTGGAACCTAGAAACATGGGGATGATGTCTGATGCTGCTGCCTTTTCTGATTCTGCTACTGGTAGTTGGAATCCTAGAGGTCCTACGGGTTATAACATTGGCATCTCTGATGTTTGTTCTTCCGGGACCAAAGGGGGGAAAACTTACCAGAGGAGGAGGTCGGGTTCTTTTGTCAGAAAGGCTAGGGGAAAATCTTTTAAGGCTGAAGCTTCTAGAGAAGGGAAGATGAAAGATAAAGCTCCAGCCGTTGCAGAGAAAAGGAAAAGTTCGAATGATGTGGAGACATCTCAATACTCACCAAGGTCTAAGAAACCAGCGGTGGTCCCAAATGAGGGACCACCCAATCTCTGA